In Acholeplasma equirhinis, the following proteins share a genomic window:
- a CDS encoding ring-cleaving dioxygenase codes for MTTIHGIHHITAITSSAEKIYDFFTFILGMRLVKKTVNQDDIQTYHLFFADDEGNAGTDMTFFDFKGISKAVHGTNEISRSGFRVSNNKALEYWIKRFDKYQVKHTDIKEMFGRKYIFFYDFDDQPYALFSDENLNGVKPGKPWKKGPVPDEYSIIGLGPVFLTVNRLDYMQKVLVDVMGFEKVSKEGQYHLFEVGLGGNGGSIIVEENIILPPHRQGFGGVHHLAFRVTSTEDIHEWENYLFNLGFQTSGYVDRYYFESLYSRLYPGILFEFATDGPGFIDHEETYETLGETLALPPKYMNNRAYVESVVRQFDTKRSDKTFKKEYL; via the coding sequence ATGACAACAATACACGGTATTCATCATATCACTGCAATAACTTCATCTGCAGAAAAGATTTATGATTTCTTCACCTTTATATTAGGTATGAGACTTGTTAAAAAAACTGTAAACCAAGATGACATTCAAACATATCACTTGTTTTTTGCTGATGATGAAGGCAATGCAGGAACTGATATGACCTTCTTTGATTTCAAAGGTATTTCGAAAGCAGTTCATGGAACTAATGAAATTTCTAGAAGTGGATTTAGAGTTTCAAACAATAAAGCTTTAGAATATTGGATTAAGCGTTTTGACAAATATCAAGTTAAACATACTGATATCAAAGAAATGTTCGGTAGAAAGTATATTTTCTTTTATGATTTTGATGATCAACCATATGCACTTTTTTCTGATGAGAATTTAAATGGTGTTAAACCAGGTAAACCATGGAAAAAAGGTCCAGTTCCAGATGAATATTCAATTATCGGATTAGGTCCTGTATTTTTAACAGTAAATCGTCTTGATTATATGCAAAAAGTATTAGTTGATGTTATGGGATTTGAAAAAGTTTCTAAAGAAGGGCAATATCATTTATTTGAAGTTGGATTAGGAGGTAATGGTGGTTCTATTATTGTTGAAGAAAATATCATACTACCACCACATAGACAAGGCTTTGGTGGTGTTCATCACCTAGCATTTAGAGTAACTTCAACTGAAGATATTCATGAATGGGAAAATTATTTATTCAATTTAGGATTCCAAACATCAGGTTATGTCGATCGATATTATTTTGAGTCACTATATTCAAGACTCTATCCTGGTATCTTGTTTGAATTTGCAACTGATGGTCCAGGATTTATCGATCATGAAGAAACTTATGAAACGCTTGGAGAAACATTAGCACTACCTCCAAAATATATGAATAATAGAGCTTATGTCGAAAGTGTCGTTAGACAATTTGATACAAAGCGAAGCGATAAAACTTTTAAAAAAGAATATTTATAA
- a CDS encoding M42 family metallopeptidase, translating to MIEFNKTYFKKTAEDIFTCDSPTGYTENIINKVKAYIDSFGYESKILNTGALEVSIKGLDSSKVVATSAHTDTLGLMVRSIKPNGKLALTLLGGPSTPTLDGEYCTIYTRDGRKYTGTILSTSPAVHVFKDANTKSRDIDELEVRLDEEVFTKADVEKLGIQNGDIVAYDTKFTITDSGFLKTRFVDDKASVVILLNLLKYTSENNIQFKYDTKIYFVTYEEVGHGAAVIDSSISEFVTLDMGCIGLDLAGSEYAVSICAKDSGGPYDYELTTRLINMAKENNLTFTVDIFPYYGSDVGAARRSGRDIKGALIGSGVSASHGMERTHLKGIENTLKLIYTYLIK from the coding sequence ATGATTGAATTTAATAAAACATATTTCAAGAAAACAGCAGAGGATATATTTACGTGCGATTCTCCAACTGGATACACAGAAAACATTATTAACAAAGTTAAAGCATACATCGATTCATTTGGTTATGAATCTAAAATTTTAAACACTGGTGCTTTAGAAGTATCAATCAAAGGTTTAGACTCATCTAAAGTTGTTGCAACATCTGCACACACAGATACACTTGGTTTAATGGTTAGATCAATTAAACCAAATGGTAAATTAGCATTAACTTTACTTGGAGGTCCTTCAACACCGACACTTGATGGTGAATATTGTACAATTTACACCAGAGATGGTAGAAAATATACAGGTACCATATTATCTACATCACCTGCAGTTCATGTCTTTAAAGATGCAAACACTAAGTCAAGAGATATTGATGAATTAGAAGTTAGATTAGATGAAGAAGTATTCACTAAAGCTGATGTTGAAAAACTTGGTATTCAAAATGGTGATATTGTTGCTTATGATACAAAGTTTACAATTACAGATTCAGGATTCTTAAAGACACGATTTGTTGATGACAAAGCATCTGTTGTCATCCTATTAAATCTATTAAAATATACATCTGAAAACAATATTCAATTTAAATATGATACAAAAATTTATTTTGTAACATATGAAGAAGTTGGACATGGTGCAGCAGTTATTGATTCTAGTATTAGTGAATTTGTCACACTTGATATGGGATGTATTGGACTTGATTTAGCAGGCTCTGAATATGCAGTGTCAATTTGTGCGAAAGATTCTGGTGGTCCATATGATTATGAACTCACAACCAGATTAATCAATATGGCTAAGGAAAATAATTTAACATTTACAGTTGATATCTTCCCATATTATGGTAGTGATGTTGGTGCTGCAAGACGTTCAGGCCGTGATATTAAAGGTGCATTAATTGGAAGTGGTGTTTCTGCTTCACATGGTATGGAACGTACCCATTTAAAAGGTATTGAAAATACTTTAAAATTAATTTATACATACTTAATTAAGTAA